Proteins encoded within one genomic window of Nitrospira sp. CR1.1:
- a CDS encoding DUF2157 domain-containing protein codes for MKIPSKQAAVVREALAEWKREGLIAEAQAATLAATIEVQYFDWRRLAKYSFGIALFSIITSISAVLSDRVLVALLKALFETPPLTRCAMLTVGAGGLYRWGQLRRAEAPNKIYRNEAIMFLGVLATAGAVSQLGLALDTGSGHFSLLLLLSFVVYAVLGLLLQSNLIWIFAMASLGSWMGTETGYMSGWGAYYLGMNYPLRFVLFGALLTGAALALENHPLGAHFYRSTLVMGLLYLFIALWIMSIFGNYGDMHAWERVRQIELFHWSILFAAVAGWAIYHGLRHDNGTTKGFGLTFLGINLYTRFFELFWNGLHKALFFGLLGASFWYIGNRAETVWNLGKHKRPTLPTAAR; via the coding sequence ATGAAGATTCCAAGCAAGCAAGCCGCAGTGGTCCGGGAAGCCCTCGCCGAATGGAAACGCGAAGGGTTGATCGCTGAGGCGCAGGCCGCCACGTTGGCCGCAACCATTGAAGTGCAATATTTCGATTGGCGTAGGCTGGCGAAGTACTCGTTTGGAATTGCGCTATTCTCGATCATTACCTCGATCAGCGCAGTTCTGTCCGATCGCGTGTTGGTAGCACTCCTCAAAGCTCTTTTTGAAACCCCTCCACTCACCCGCTGCGCCATGCTTACGGTCGGCGCGGGAGGTTTGTATCGATGGGGGCAGCTTCGACGTGCAGAGGCTCCGAACAAGATCTATCGCAACGAGGCCATCATGTTCCTAGGCGTCCTGGCGACAGCAGGCGCTGTGTCGCAACTGGGCCTCGCCTTGGATACGGGTTCCGGGCATTTCTCCCTGCTACTCCTGCTGTCATTTGTTGTGTATGCAGTGCTGGGGCTGCTTCTCCAATCGAACCTGATCTGGATCTTTGCGATGGCTTCCCTTGGAAGCTGGATGGGAACGGAAACGGGCTATATGTCGGGGTGGGGCGCCTATTACCTGGGCATGAACTATCCGCTGCGGTTCGTCTTGTTCGGAGCGCTGCTCACGGGGGCAGCACTAGCATTGGAGAACCATCCACTCGGCGCCCACTTTTATCGAAGTACGTTGGTGATGGGGTTGCTGTACTTATTCATCGCACTGTGGATCATGTCGATCTTCGGCAACTACGGCGACATGCACGCTTGGGAACGAGTCAGACAGATCGAATTGTTCCATTGGTCGATTCTCTTTGCTGCCGTCGCCGGCTGGGCAATCTATCACGGACTGCGTCACGACAACGGCACCACGAAAGGGTTCGGGCTGACGTTTCTGGGAATCAACCTGTACACGCGTTTCTTCGAACTCTTTTGGAACGGCCTGCACAAAGCGCTGTTTTTTGGCCTCCTGGGCGCGAGCTTTTGGTACATCGGCAATAGAGCCGAGACCGTATGGAACCTCGGTAAACACAAGCGTCCAACCTTGCCGACAGCGGCAAGATAG
- a CDS encoding glycoside hydrolase: MNEGEPQAQKQRSEFLAAVGRYGVTLSLRSLMLGVIVFSGGWLGTSDAASSSDLSAVKWHPGHYYAPMNFMRTNPKIMAQVYSELKATPALRGLQVRYEWPELEPEEGRYDVTVIEQVLAELTAQNKRLIVLLELKSFKPQVAPVPSYMAAAKYEGGAFPFSNFGTAVPRGNNLKLWNAGVQDRLVALIRELGKRFNGHAHFEGIGLSESSMGQPLVPVSGREVERFYDNLLSVQREMRAAFPNTMTYQFVNYPRDILPSFVGQMRTIGTALGGPDVFIDDPGLNFDHPNKPKGVYHLYAPLSGLVPLTPSVMQSNYENTQHDGRGRVPTIAELFAFARDRLRANYIFWTRAPNYYPKVLELMNGLPAADGQARGLNPTCPKAYASCVE; the protein is encoded by the coding sequence ATGAACGAAGGTGAGCCGCAAGCGCAGAAGCAGCGATCCGAATTCCTAGCGGCCGTTGGAAGGTACGGTGTCACCCTGAGCCTCAGGAGCCTGATGCTTGGTGTCATAGTGTTTTCAGGTGGATGGCTGGGAACAAGTGACGCTGCAAGCTCGTCGGATCTCAGTGCAGTCAAATGGCACCCCGGCCATTATTATGCGCCGATGAATTTCATGAGGACCAATCCGAAAATCATGGCGCAGGTGTATAGCGAACTCAAAGCGACACCTGCCTTGCGCGGGTTGCAGGTTCGTTATGAGTGGCCGGAATTGGAGCCGGAAGAAGGCCGGTATGACGTTACGGTGATTGAGCAGGTGCTGGCGGAATTGACGGCGCAGAACAAGCGGCTGATTGTGCTGCTGGAACTTAAGTCCTTCAAGCCTCAAGTCGCGCCGGTTCCCTCATACATGGCGGCAGCGAAATACGAGGGGGGCGCCTTCCCGTTCAGCAATTTCGGTACAGCCGTGCCGCGAGGCAATAATCTGAAACTCTGGAATGCGGGGGTGCAGGATCGATTGGTGGCGCTCATCCGTGAGTTGGGAAAACGCTTCAACGGCCATGCGCATTTCGAGGGCATCGGCTTATCGGAATCCTCCATGGGGCAACCGCTCGTGCCGGTGTCCGGACGAGAGGTCGAGCGATTCTATGACAACCTCCTTAGTGTGCAGCGAGAGATGCGGGCGGCATTTCCAAACACGATGACCTACCAATTCGTGAACTACCCGCGCGATATTTTGCCGTCGTTCGTCGGCCAGATGAGGACGATCGGCACGGCATTGGGCGGGCCCGATGTGTTTATCGACGATCCCGGATTGAACTTCGACCATCCGAACAAACCCAAGGGGGTCTATCATTTGTATGCGCCGCTGTCCGGGCTCGTGCCGCTGACGCCGTCGGTGATGCAGTCCAACTACGAGAATACGCAACACGATGGAAGAGGGAGAGTGCCGACCATTGCTGAGCTGTTCGCCTTCGCGCGGGACCGGTTACGGGCAAATTATATTTTTTGGACCCGCGCCCCGAACTATTATCCCAAGGTGTTGGAACTAATGAATGGGCTGCCTGCGGCGGATGGCCAGGCCCGTGGGCTCAATCCGACCTGCCCCAAGGCCTACGCGTCCTGTGTGGAGTAG
- a CDS encoding DUF4172 domain-containing protein yields the protein MAYNWEQPDWPNFRYDLSGIQDALLLLAERTGHASGLLQGLTPDAQVEATVMIMVTEALKTSAIEGELLSRKDVMSSIRKNLGLETGFPSGGKRAQGAAALMLAVRNSVDTALSEDLLFTWHRTVMAGHRHVATGQWRTDAEPMQVVSGAYGHEKVHFEAPPSSRVPAEMQRFIGWFNETAPDGGKDLPKAAVRSAIAHLYFESIHPFEDGNGRIGRALSEKALSQGLGRPALLSLSSSIDAKRRDYYDALKEAQQTNEITPWVTWFVHMTVEAQAQAEAQIDFTLRKARLFDRHRDQLNERQLQILRRMLEEGPSGFEGGMSAKKYMSITGASKATATRDLQELTTKGIFEPIGGGRSTGYRVNL from the coding sequence ATGGCTTATAACTGGGAACAGCCTGACTGGCCCAACTTCCGCTACGACCTCTCTGGTATTCAAGATGCCCTTCTTCTACTCGCCGAAAGAACCGGTCATGCGAGTGGGCTCCTGCAGGGGCTGACCCCTGACGCGCAGGTCGAAGCCACCGTCATGATCATGGTGACCGAAGCGCTCAAGACCTCGGCGATTGAAGGCGAACTCCTCAGCCGCAAGGACGTCATGTCTTCGATCCGAAAGAACCTTGGTTTGGAGACAGGCTTCCCCAGCGGAGGCAAGCGCGCACAAGGCGCCGCCGCGCTGATGCTGGCTGTCCGGAATAGTGTTGATACGGCGCTGTCCGAAGACCTGCTCTTTACCTGGCATCGCACAGTGATGGCAGGGCACCGGCATGTGGCCACGGGACAATGGCGGACCGATGCGGAACCAATGCAAGTCGTGTCCGGGGCATACGGGCACGAGAAGGTGCATTTCGAAGCACCGCCTTCCTCTCGCGTCCCGGCGGAGATGCAGCGTTTCATCGGCTGGTTCAACGAGACGGCGCCCGATGGGGGGAAAGATCTTCCGAAGGCCGCGGTGCGCTCAGCCATCGCACACCTGTACTTCGAATCGATCCATCCTTTCGAGGACGGCAACGGCCGGATCGGCAGAGCTCTGTCCGAGAAGGCCCTTTCGCAGGGACTCGGCCGACCCGCCTTGCTGAGCCTTTCGAGCAGCATCGACGCCAAGCGCCGCGACTACTATGACGCACTGAAGGAAGCCCAACAGACAAATGAGATTACGCCGTGGGTGACCTGGTTCGTTCACATGACAGTCGAGGCGCAGGCCCAGGCCGAAGCGCAGATTGACTTCACCTTAAGAAAAGCAAGGCTGTTCGACCGGCATCGCGACCAGCTCAACGAGCGGCAGTTGCAGATCCTGCGCCGCATGCTGGAGGAAGGCCCGAGCGGCTTCGAAGGCGGCATGAGCGCCAAGAAATATATGTCGATCACCGGTGCCTCAAAAGCCACGGCAACACGCGACCTCCAGGAACTGACCACGAAGGGGATCTTCGAACCGATCGGTGGCGGTCGAAGTACGGGGTATAGGGTCAATCTCTAG